In a single window of the Rhizobium tropici CIAT 899 genome:
- the cobG gene encoding precorrin-3B synthase, with translation MKGSFMVAADTQTIEDQACFSERGAAEDGVASPQPSMVRGACPSLSAPMQTGDGLLVRLRPSTPGLTVAQVRALAEAAQRHGNGLIEITARGNLQLRGMTPQSMPGLAADIDRAGIVPESGVAIEVPPLSDVDPSEIADARGLTQRLRNAIHSLNPKPALAAKLAIIVDGGGRVILDEISADIRLKAINAVDGSQLWELAIAGTAVTATPLAVLPDEQAIAGVITLLKTLAAIGPRARGRDLDAAVLQAQFPASPNLPLRGTIQPAPPVGVIPLDDEHSALGLRPAFGQIHAQDLIRFLGLAEAAGVREIRTGPEHSLLLLGLPRYRVESMQPAAADCGFQTRADDPANYAIPCSGAGACASAHYSTRQAAADLINLGPELLDGSLKVHLSGCTKGCAHPSPAMLTIVGAATGYAIVVNGSSSAEPVAYIHKEGLKSALAALGKLVRNNKAAGESAQQCLKRLGRDAIATALRQG, from the coding sequence ATGAAGGGCAGTTTTATGGTTGCGGCCGACACGCAGACAATAGAGGACCAGGCGTGCTTCTCTGAGAGGGGAGCCGCCGAGGATGGCGTTGCGTCGCCCCAGCCCTCCATGGTTCGCGGTGCCTGCCCCTCGCTGAGCGCGCCGATGCAGACGGGCGACGGCTTGCTCGTACGCCTGAGGCCATCAACGCCGGGCCTCACCGTCGCTCAAGTGCGCGCGCTGGCCGAGGCTGCTCAAAGGCATGGGAACGGTCTGATCGAGATCACGGCACGGGGCAATCTTCAGCTGCGCGGCATGACGCCGCAAAGCATGCCGGGATTGGCCGCCGATATCGACCGCGCCGGCATCGTGCCGGAGAGCGGCGTTGCGATCGAAGTCCCGCCGCTCAGCGATGTCGATCCGTCGGAGATCGCCGATGCGCGTGGGCTCACTCAACGGCTACGAAACGCCATCCATTCCCTAAATCCCAAGCCAGCGCTCGCTGCCAAGCTCGCCATCATCGTCGACGGCGGCGGCCGGGTGATCCTCGATGAAATTTCCGCGGATATCCGTTTGAAGGCGATCAACGCTGTAGATGGCAGTCAACTGTGGGAGCTTGCGATCGCCGGAACGGCGGTGACGGCCACGCCGCTTGCCGTTTTGCCGGACGAACAGGCGATTGCCGGTGTCATCACGCTGCTGAAAACCTTGGCCGCAATCGGCCCCCGCGCCCGTGGCCGCGATCTGGACGCCGCCGTACTGCAAGCACAATTTCCCGCCTCTCCCAACCTCCCCCTCCGTGGAACCATCCAGCCTGCCCCTCCTGTGGGCGTCATCCCGCTCGATGACGAACATTCCGCGCTCGGGTTGCGCCCTGCCTTCGGTCAAATCCACGCCCAGGATCTCATCCGCTTTCTTGGACTGGCCGAGGCGGCGGGCGTTCGTGAAATCCGGACGGGACCGGAACACAGCCTGTTGCTGCTCGGCCTTCCGCGTTATCGGGTCGAAAGCATGCAGCCTGCAGCAGCTGATTGCGGCTTTCAGACGCGCGCTGACGATCCGGCCAACTATGCAATCCCGTGCTCCGGCGCCGGCGCATGCGCCTCCGCGCACTATTCAACAAGGCAAGCAGCCGCCGATCTCATCAACTTAGGCCCCGAACTGCTTGACGGCTCGCTCAAAGTACATCTGTCCGGCTGCACGAAAGGTTGCGCCCATCCGTCTCCGGCAATGCTCACCATTGTCGGGGCTGCAACGGGCTATGCTATTGTCGTAAATGGGTCATCATCAGCGGAGCCCGTGGCCTACATCCACAAGGAAGGCCTGAAATCGGCGCTGGCTGCGCTCGGCAAACTGGTACGGAACAACAAAGCTGCTGGCGAATCGGCACAGCAGTGTCTTAAACGGCTCGGCCGGGACGCAATCGCGACGGCTTTACGACAGGGATAG
- a CDS encoding cobalt-precorrin-6A reductase, protein MGKARILILGGTTEARALATALASRADLELVLSLAGRTTDPAPQPVPVRSGGFGGAEGLARYIRDEKIDLLIDATHPFAARISANAAAAAAQCHVSALALRRPAWVPVEGDDWLSVHSVSQAIAALGEAPLRVFLATGRQEAHQANAAPQHHYWVRSVDPVEPPLTVPHVSYIHSRGPFRLEDELQMLRQHQIEVVVAKNSGGDATYGKIEAARQLGIKVIMVERAEAAGLPVVETVEAALGWIDHFASSLMKRGV, encoded by the coding sequence CGGTACGACGGAGGCCCGTGCGCTGGCAACGGCCCTTGCCTCCCGAGCGGATCTCGAGCTCGTCCTGTCGCTTGCCGGCCGAACCACCGATCCGGCACCGCAGCCCGTTCCGGTACGCAGCGGCGGTTTCGGCGGCGCCGAGGGGCTTGCCCGCTATATCCGCGACGAAAAGATCGACCTGTTGATCGATGCCACACACCCCTTCGCAGCCCGCATCTCGGCCAATGCCGCAGCGGCTGCTGCTCAATGCCATGTGTCCGCTCTCGCGCTGCGCCGTCCGGCGTGGGTGCCGGTCGAAGGCGATGATTGGCTTTCCGTGCACAGCGTCTCGCAGGCTATCGCCGCCCTCGGCGAGGCGCCCTTGCGCGTTTTCCTCGCGACCGGCCGGCAGGAGGCGCATCAGGCGAACGCCGCGCCGCAGCACCATTATTGGGTCCGCAGCGTCGATCCCGTCGAACCGCCGCTGACGGTTCCGCACGTCAGCTACATTCATAGCCGGGGTCCGTTTCGCCTGGAGGACGAGCTGCAGATGCTGCGACAGCACCAGATCGAGGTGGTCGTCGCCAAAAACAGTGGTGGTGACGCGACCTATGGGAAGATCGAGGCCGCAAGGCAGCTTGGCATCAAGGTGATCATGGTCGAGCGCGCTGAGGCCGCCGGTCTGCCGGTGGTCGAAACGGTGGAGGCTGCGCTCGGTTGGATCGATCATTTCGCCTCTTCTTTGATGAAACGCGGCGTATAG
- a CDS encoding precorrin-8X methylmutase has protein sequence MPDYDYIREGDAIYERSFAIIRSEADLQRFPEAEADVAVRMIHACGLVEAAEHFLFSPDFVASARKALTDGAPIFCDAEMVARGVTRARLPAANEVICTLQDPRTAEIAKTIGNTRSAAAMHLWAERLAGSVVAIGNAPTALFHLLEMLRDGAPKPAAIIGMPVGFVGAAESKDALAENSYGVPFAIVRGRLGGSAMTAAALNALARPGL, from the coding sequence ATGCCTGACTATGACTATATCCGCGAGGGAGATGCGATCTATGAACGCTCCTTCGCGATCATCCGCAGCGAAGCCGATCTCCAGCGTTTTCCCGAAGCCGAGGCCGATGTCGCCGTCCGCATGATCCATGCCTGCGGACTGGTGGAAGCCGCAGAGCATTTTCTCTTCTCTCCCGATTTCGTCGCATCCGCCCGCAAGGCGCTGACTGACGGCGCGCCGATTTTCTGCGACGCGGAGATGGTCGCCCGCGGCGTGACCCGCGCCCGCCTGCCCGCCGCCAACGAAGTGATCTGCACCTTGCAGGATCCGCGCACGGCTGAGATCGCCAAGACCATCGGCAATACGCGCTCGGCTGCCGCCATGCATCTATGGGCCGAGCGGCTTGCCGGCTCGGTCGTCGCCATCGGCAATGCGCCGACCGCCCTCTTCCACCTTCTGGAAATGCTGCGCGATGGTGCGCCGAAGCCAGCGGCCATCATCGGCATGCCCGTCGGCTTCGTCGGCGCGGCAGAATCGAAGGATGCGCTGGCCGAGAATTCCTACGGCGTTCCCTTTGCCATCGTGCGCGGCCGGCTTGGCGGCAGTGCCATGACGGCAGCCGCCCTTAACGCTTTGGCGAGGCCGGGCCTATGA
- a CDS encoding precorrin-2 C(20)-methyltransferase, giving the protein MSAPSIGSLIGVGTGPGDPELLTVKAVKALERADVVAYFAKQGRGGNGKAIVRDLLKADVTLLPLYYPVTTEIDKDKPDYIDQITAFYDVSAEMVAAHLREGKTVAVLSEGDPLFYGSYMHLHVRLADRFPTEVIPGVTAMSGCWSLAGLPMVQGDDVLSVLPGTMAEAELTRRLGDTQAAVIMKVGRNLPKIRRALDAAGRLEEAIYVERGTMTNGAMTPLASRDDAEAPYFSLVLVPGWESRP; this is encoded by the coding sequence ATGAGCGCGCCTTCAATCGGAAGCCTGATTGGCGTCGGCACTGGCCCCGGCGATCCGGAACTGCTGACTGTCAAGGCCGTCAAAGCCTTGGAGCGTGCCGATGTCGTCGCATACTTTGCCAAACAGGGCAGAGGTGGCAACGGAAAGGCCATTGTCCGCGACCTGCTGAAAGCGGATGTGACGCTGCTGCCGCTCTACTATCCCGTCACGACGGAGATCGATAAGGACAAACCGGACTATATCGATCAGATCACCGCTTTCTATGACGTTTCTGCCGAGATGGTGGCGGCACATCTGCGGGAAGGAAAGACGGTTGCCGTGCTCAGCGAAGGCGACCCGCTGTTTTACGGTTCCTACATGCACCTGCATGTGCGCCTTGCCGATCGCTTCCCCACAGAGGTCATTCCGGGCGTGACGGCCATGTCCGGCTGCTGGTCGCTCGCCGGCTTGCCGATGGTGCAGGGAGACGACGTTCTCTCCGTGCTGCCGGGAACGATGGCGGAGGCTGAGCTCACTCGCCGCCTGGGCGATACGCAGGCCGCCGTCATCATGAAGGTCGGCCGCAATCTGCCAAAAATCCGCCGCGCGCTCGATGCCGCCGGCCGGCTGGAGGAGGCGATCTATGTCGAGCGCGGCACGATGACGAACGGCGCCATGACGCCGCTCGCCAGCCGCGACGATGCCGAGGCGCCCTATTTCTCCCTCGTGCTGGTTCCTGGCTGGGAAAGCAGACCATGA
- the cobF gene encoding precorrin-6A synthase (deacetylating) produces the protein MRHIHIVGIGTGNPEHLTVQAINALNAANIILIPSKGAAKTELADVRREICERYVTNPATRFVGYDVPSRQTADRSYVQSVDEWHDAISATYERLFLEHLTERESAAFLVWGDPGLYDSTLRILQRVVARGKIALDYSVVPGITSIQALTASHRIPLNLVGKPVQITTGRRLAESFPGIAETAVVMLDGEQAFSKIDDPDAYIYWGAYLGSKDEITIAGRLADVSERILATRAEARARHGWIMDIYLMRKGQDFDDLE, from the coding sequence ATGCGGCATATTCACATCGTCGGTATCGGCACGGGAAATCCCGAACATCTGACCGTGCAGGCGATCAATGCGCTGAACGCGGCCAATATCATCCTCATTCCCAGCAAAGGCGCGGCCAAGACGGAACTTGCCGATGTCAGGCGCGAGATCTGCGAGCGCTATGTCACCAATCCGGCCACGCGTTTCGTTGGTTATGACGTGCCCTCGCGCCAGACAGCAGACCGCAGCTATGTACAGAGCGTCGACGAGTGGCATGACGCGATTTCCGCGACCTATGAACGACTGTTTCTGGAACACCTGACGGAAAGAGAGAGTGCAGCCTTTCTCGTCTGGGGCGATCCGGGCCTTTACGACAGCACGCTGCGTATCCTCCAGCGTGTCGTCGCTCGCGGTAAGATCGCTCTCGACTACAGCGTTGTTCCCGGCATTACCAGCATCCAGGCGCTGACAGCAAGCCATCGCATCCCACTTAACCTCGTCGGCAAGCCGGTGCAGATCACGACGGGCCGGCGGCTGGCCGAGAGCTTTCCGGGCATTGCCGAAACGGCGGTCGTCATGCTCGACGGCGAGCAGGCCTTCAGCAAGATCGACGACCCCGATGCCTATATCTATTGGGGAGCCTATCTCGGCAGCAAGGATGAGATCACGATCGCCGGCAGGCTGGCCGACGTTTCCGAGCGCATTCTCGCGACCCGCGCCGAAGCCCGCGCCAGGCACGGATGGATCATGGATATCTACCTCATGCGCAAGGGGCAGGATTTCGACGATCTCGAATAA
- a CDS encoding AraC family transcriptional regulator: protein MEKLSKQLLATLADDHVQNMRWMEDSPADILVHSAEPPQGYTVPWHRHRRTQLLCIFAGVALIMTARGRWMVPPGHALFIPVGLEHSIEILSDVSMKSVYVTPRSQPPKDEAPRVVEVTELARSLLLEAIRLREAPVTHRKARLVLSLLVEEIATLPERPLGLPFPSDRRMAALCRDYLSTPSPNARLDDWAEKLSVSRRTFTRQFRKETGISFTTWRQQASVFACLPQLAEGQPVTNVALEAGYESVAAFTTMFRRMLGTSPRSYMASRWTFERQSA from the coding sequence ATGGAAAAGCTTTCGAAACAGTTGCTGGCAACCCTCGCCGACGATCATGTGCAGAACATGCGCTGGATGGAGGATTCGCCCGCGGATATCCTCGTCCATAGCGCCGAGCCGCCGCAGGGCTATACCGTTCCGTGGCACCGCCACCGCCGCACGCAACTGCTGTGCATCTTCGCCGGCGTCGCGCTCATCATGACGGCGCGCGGCCGCTGGATGGTGCCGCCCGGTCATGCCCTTTTCATTCCCGTCGGGCTGGAACATTCGATCGAGATCCTGAGCGACGTCAGCATGAAATCCGTTTACGTGACGCCGCGCAGCCAGCCGCCGAAGGATGAGGCCCCGCGCGTCGTCGAAGTGACGGAGCTCGCCCGCAGCTTGCTATTGGAGGCCATTCGGCTGCGGGAGGCGCCGGTCACTCATCGAAAGGCAAGGCTGGTCCTGTCTCTTCTCGTCGAGGAGATCGCGACGCTGCCGGAACGGCCCCTCGGCCTTCCCTTCCCGTCCGACCGTCGGATGGCCGCGCTCTGCCGCGACTATCTGTCCACTCCATCGCCCAACGCCAGATTGGACGATTGGGCCGAGAAGCTTTCAGTAAGCCGTCGCACCTTCACCCGACAGTTCCGCAAGGAAACCGGCATCAGCTTCACCACATGGCGGCAGCAGGCGAGCGTCTTTGCCTGCCTGCCGCAGCTCGCCGAGGGTCAGCCCGTCACCAATGTCGCGCTCGAAGCGGGCTACGAGAGCGTGGCCGCCTTCACTACGATGTTCCGCCGCATGCTCGGCACCTCGCCGCGCAGCTATATGGCCAGCCGCTGGACGTTTGAGCGGCAATCGGCTTGA
- a CDS encoding precorrin-3B C(17)-methyltransferase: protein MSGRLYVIGTGPGKPEQTTPEALAAVADAHEFYGYGPYLDRLTLRDDQIRQASDNREELDRAKVALQRTSAGINVCVVSGGDPGVFAMAAAVCEAIDDGPAEWRTVELIVVPGITAMLAVAARIGAPLGHDFCAISLSDNLKPWPLIESRLRAVAEAGFVIALYNPISKARPWQLGKAFEILRAVLPDATPVIFGRAAGRPDERMMVARLADAEASQADMATCVIIGSAETRIIAREGRPDLVYTPRFIKEEAK from the coding sequence ATGAGCGGGCGTCTCTATGTCATCGGTACCGGCCCCGGCAAGCCTGAGCAGACGACGCCGGAGGCGCTGGCTGCGGTCGCGGACGCTCATGAATTTTACGGTTACGGTCCTTATCTCGACCGCCTCACCCTGCGCGACGACCAGATCCGTCAGGCATCAGACAATCGCGAGGAATTGGATCGCGCCAAGGTGGCGCTGCAGCGTACGTCAGCCGGCATCAATGTCTGCGTCGTCTCTGGCGGCGATCCCGGCGTCTTTGCCATGGCGGCTGCCGTTTGCGAGGCGATCGATGACGGTCCGGCAGAATGGCGGACAGTAGAGCTTATCGTCGTGCCCGGCATCACCGCCATGCTTGCAGTCGCTGCGCGCATTGGCGCCCCTCTCGGGCACGATTTTTGCGCCATCTCGCTATCGGACAATCTGAAACCCTGGCCGCTGATCGAGAGTCGTCTCCGCGCCGTCGCCGAGGCGGGCTTCGTGATCGCACTCTACAATCCGATCAGCAAGGCTCGCCCCTGGCAACTCGGCAAGGCCTTCGAGATCCTGCGCGCTGTACTGCCCGATGCAACACCTGTTATCTTCGGCCGGGCAGCCGGCCGCCCCGACGAGCGCATGATGGTGGCTCGGCTCGCAGATGCGGAGGCGTCACAAGCTGACATGGCGACCTGCGTCATCATCGGCTCGGCCGAAACGCGCATCATCGCCCGCGAAGGCCGTCCGGATCTGGTCTATACGCCGCGTTTCATCAAAGAAGAGGCGAAATGA